CTTGCCGCCGCCGGTGCCCCAGTCCTCCGCGGCCGCGTAGACGCCGGTCGGGGCGACGACGGACCGCAGGTAGGTGAAGAGCGGGCGGACCGCGTGCTCCAGCACCAGCGAGTGGCGCGGCGTGCCGCCGGTCGCGCCGACCAGCACCGGCTTGTCCACCAGCGCCTCCTCGTCGACCACGTCGAAGAACGACTTGAACAGGCCGCTGTACGACGCGCGGAACGTCGGCGTGACCGCGATCAGGCCGTCCGCGGCCGCGACCGCGTCCAGCACCTCGCGCAGCGCACCCGGCGCGAACCCGGTCAGCGTGTTGTTGACGACGTCGTGCGCGTGGTCCCGCAGCTCGATCGTGCGCACCTCCACCTCCGCGCCGCGGGTCCGCAGCTCACGGGCGGTCGCGGTGGCGAGGTGGTCGGCGAGCAGCCGGCTCGACGACGGCTGGCTCAGGCCCGCGCTCACCACGAACAGCTTCCGGGCGGTCATGCCTGCACCTCCTCGAGGACGTCCTTCTTCTCGGCAGCGGCGGCCGCGACCAGCGACGCGTGCGTGGGCGCGTCCGGGATGTGCGCCGGACGGCCGATCGCGAACTCCTTGCGCAGCACCGGCAGCACCTCCTCGCCGAGCAGGTCGAGCTGCTCCAGGACGGTCTTCAGCGGCAGGCCGGCGTGGTCGATCAGCAGCATCATCCGCTGGAAGTCGCCGAAGTGCGTGCGGTAGCTGAGCAGGCGCTCGATGATCTGCTGCGGGCTGCCCACGGTCAGCGGCGTCTCCCGGCTGAAGTCCTCCAGCGTCGGGCCGTGGCCGTAGACCGGCGCGTTGTCGAAGTACGGCCGGAACTCGTCGATCGCGTCCTGCGAGTTCTTCCGCATGAAGATCTGGCCGCCGACGCCGACGATCGCCTGGTCCTCCGCGCCGTGGCCGTAGTGCGCGAACCGCTTCCGGTAGAACTCGATCATGCGCTTGGAGTGGTCGAACGGCCAGAAGATGCCGTTGTGCAGGAAGCCGTCCCCGTAGTACGCGGCCTGCTCGGCGATCTCGGGGCTGCGGATCGAGCCGTGCCAGACGAACGGGGGCACGCCGTCCAGCGGCCGGGGCGTGGACGTGAAGCCCTGCAGCGGCGTGCGGAACTTGCCCTCCCAGTCGACGACGTCCTCGCGCCACAGCCGGCGCAGCAGCCCGTAGTTCTCGATCGCCAGCGGGATGCCGGTGCGGATGTCCTGCCCGAACCACGGGTAGACCGGGCCGGTGTTGCCGCGGCCCATCAGCAGGTCCACCCGGCCATCCGCCAGGTGCTGCAGCATCGCGTAGTCCTCGGCGATCTTCACCGGGTCGTTCGTGGTGATCAGCGTGGTCGCGGTGGAGAGGAGGATCCGCTCCGTCCGCGCCGCGATCCAGCCGAGCATGGTGGTCGGTGACGAGGGCACGAACGGATGGTTGTGGTGCTCACCGGTCGCGAAGACGTCGAGCCCGACCTCCTCCGCCTTCAGCGCGATCTGCATCATCGCCTTGATGCGCTCGTTCTCCGTGGGGGTCCGCCCGTTCGTCGGGTCGGTGGTCACGTCGCCCACGGAGAAGATCCCGAACTGCATTGGCATGGTCCCGCCTCCGTCGTACCGCTGATTCGTTCAAATCTTAACTATTACGTCGGCAAGTAACCAGGCCCGGCACCGCACTATTCCACCGCCGGCCGCGCTCACCGAGACGCGGCTCACACCCGGCGCCCGGGGGTACGCCGCTCCGCGTCCGAGTCCGCGCGGAGACGGCTCACCTCACCTCCGTAGCGGCAGTGCGGACACGCGCAGGTAGATCTCGCGCACCGCCCCCGCGTCCGTCGGTGCGCGGCGGCAGAACCCGCGCACCCGTACCCACGGCTCGCCGTCGAGAGTCACCCGTTCCAGGAGCTCCTCCACGACGATCGACAGCTGGCCCACGCCGAACTTGTAGTCCTGTTCCTTCAGCGTGAGCTCGTCGCC
This genomic window from Catenuloplanes niger contains:
- a CDS encoding FMN reductase, with translation MTARKLFVVSAGLSQPSSSRLLADHLATATARELRTRGAEVEVRTIELRDHAHDVVNNTLTGFAPGALREVLDAVAAADGLIAVTPTFRASYSGLFKSFFDVVDEEALVDKPVLVGATGGTPRHSLVLEHAVRPLFTYLRSVVAPTGVYAAAEDWGTGGGKAHQGLAKRIDRAAGELAALITAREPVTVVDPFESAPSFDQLLG
- a CDS encoding LLM class flavin-dependent oxidoreductase — protein: MQFGIFSVGDVTTDPTNGRTPTENERIKAMMQIALKAEEVGLDVFATGEHHNHPFVPSSPTTMLGWIAARTERILLSTATTLITTNDPVKIAEDYAMLQHLADGRVDLLMGRGNTGPVYPWFGQDIRTGIPLAIENYGLLRRLWREDVVDWEGKFRTPLQGFTSTPRPLDGVPPFVWHGSIRSPEIAEQAAYYGDGFLHNGIFWPFDHSKRMIEFYRKRFAHYGHGAEDQAIVGVGGQIFMRKNSQDAIDEFRPYFDNAPVYGHGPTLEDFSRETPLTVGSPQQIIERLLSYRTHFGDFQRMMLLIDHAGLPLKTVLEQLDLLGEEVLPVLRKEFAIGRPAHIPDAPTHASLVAAAAAEKKDVLEEVQA